In one candidate division WOR-3 bacterium genomic region, the following are encoded:
- a CDS encoding glycosyltransferase family 2 protein — protein sequence MKISLVIPVFNESLILDRTISCASEFLEAFPGSEAVFVDDGSSDGTCEFLRKKCPGKFFSFKIIAHEKNQGQHSAVITGMKNSKGDLILTSDADLQTPLENFHFLIQSMTTKDKITSAIRKKRSDPFIRRLFSFILNVQLSLRFKKKIVDIGSMFKCYKREVVEEIIQHSDKNTFVPVLALQLGYSIKEIQVVQAKPIRKSRYSTPRLVWLYLKLSLETGVFWHILLFVLAVVFSIIIYAALVLL from the coding sequence ATGAAAATCAGCCTTGTCATACCTGTATTCAACGAATCACTGATTTTGGACAGGACAATTTCATGCGCGTCCGAATTTTTAGAAGCTTTTCCGGGCTCCGAAGCCGTATTCGTCGACGACGGCAGTTCAGACGGCACCTGTGAATTCCTCAGAAAAAAGTGCCCGGGAAAATTCTTTTCATTCAAAATAATAGCACACGAAAAAAATCAGGGTCAACACAGCGCCGTAATCACCGGAATGAAGAATTCTAAAGGAGATCTTATTCTCACGTCAGACGCCGATCTCCAGACTCCACTAGAAAACTTTCACTTTCTTATTCAATCCATGACAACCAAGGACAAGATAACCTCTGCTATTCGCAAAAAAAGGTCTGATCCTTTCATCCGAAGACTGTTCAGTTTCATCCTAAATGTTCAACTCTCATTGCGTTTCAAAAAAAAGATCGTGGATATCGGTTCCATGTTTAAATGCTACAAAAGAGAAGTTGTTGAAGAAATAATTCAGCACTCCGACAAAAACACATTTGTACCTGTTCTCGCACTTCAGTTGGGGTATTCAATAAAAGAAATACAAGTAGTTCAGGCAAAACCGATAAGAAAATCCCGTTACAGCACACCGAGACTGGTTTGGCTTTATCTGAAATTATCCCTAGAAACCGGAGTTTTCTGGCATATTTTACTTTTTGTACTCGCTGTTGTCTTCTCAATTATCATCTATGCTGCTTTAGTTCTATTATGA